One genomic segment of Actinoplanes ianthinogenes includes these proteins:
- a CDS encoding aspartate-semialdehyde dehydrogenase — protein MRIGIVGATGQVGGVMRRILAERAFPVSELRLFASARSAGRTLPWGNGEVTVEDAATADYNGLDIVLFSAGKGGSKEYAPRVAEAGAVIVDNSSAWRMDPDVPLVVAEVNPDAAKVRPKGIIANPNCTTMAAMPVLRPLHDEAGLVSFIATTYQAVGGAGLAGAAELDEQIKKVADRALELVHDGSAVEFPESKVFPKPIAFNVIPQAGSFVDDGSFETDEEQKLRNESRKILGLPELLVSGTCVRVPVFTGHSIQVNARFARPLAVERARELLASAPGVELSEVPTPLQAAGRDPSYVGRFRLDPTAENGLSFFISNDNLRKGAALNAVQIAELVAAELS, from the coding sequence ATGAGGATCGGCATCGTCGGCGCGACGGGACAGGTCGGTGGCGTCATGCGCCGCATCCTGGCCGAGCGCGCGTTCCCTGTTTCTGAGCTCCGGCTCTTCGCTTCCGCGCGCTCCGCGGGCCGCACCCTGCCGTGGGGAAACGGCGAGGTGACCGTCGAGGACGCCGCCACGGCTGACTACAACGGCCTGGACATCGTGCTCTTCTCGGCCGGCAAGGGCGGGTCGAAGGAGTACGCCCCGCGCGTCGCCGAGGCCGGCGCCGTGATCGTCGACAACTCGTCGGCCTGGCGGATGGACCCGGACGTCCCGCTCGTCGTCGCCGAGGTGAACCCGGACGCGGCGAAGGTGCGGCCCAAGGGCATCATCGCCAACCCGAACTGCACCACGATGGCCGCGATGCCGGTGCTCCGGCCGCTGCACGACGAGGCCGGGCTGGTCTCCTTCATCGCCACCACCTACCAAGCCGTCGGCGGCGCCGGGCTGGCCGGCGCGGCCGAGCTTGACGAGCAGATCAAGAAGGTCGCCGACCGGGCTCTCGAGCTGGTCCACGACGGGTCCGCCGTGGAGTTCCCGGAGTCCAAGGTCTTCCCGAAGCCGATCGCGTTCAACGTGATCCCGCAGGCCGGCTCGTTCGTCGACGACGGCAGCTTCGAGACCGACGAGGAGCAGAAGCTCCGCAACGAGAGCCGGAAGATTCTCGGCCTGCCCGAGCTGCTGGTCTCCGGCACCTGCGTACGGGTGCCGGTCTTCACCGGGCACTCGATCCAGGTGAACGCGCGGTTCGCCCGCCCGCTCGCCGTCGAGCGCGCCCGCGAGCTGCTCGCCTCGGCGCCCGGCGTGGAACTGTCCGAGGTGCCCACCCCGCTCCAGGCCGCCGGCCGCGACCCGTCGTACGTGGGTCGTTTCCGCCTCGACCCGACCGCGGAGAACGGCCTGTCGTTCTTCATCTCGAACGACAACCTGCGCAAGGGCGCCGCGCTCAACGCCGTGCAGATCGCCGAGCTGGTCGCCGCCGAGCTGAGCTGA